The proteins below come from a single Bombus pyrosoma isolate SC7728 linkage group LG10, ASM1482585v1, whole genome shotgun sequence genomic window:
- the LOC122571707 gene encoding homeobox protein 14 isoform X1: protein MFPQTLSTEPCKIVTMADEVLPASLEKLEIDRLSSSCPHITPTDKVKSSNPFRTTSKIVSSDCSHLFRRRLIPVKPTLTTNSPRGVKSTTNFKPSKNERVLAKNKKNSIIKEAVLKLNDTGTNCLSDNLANILIKETCKFNISGKNSKIFGHGTVTKDFKTLNISEDSRQVKDDTSIQDNYQASSFQRARSNTMPSLKRGPGPGGGNNNNNNINNNNNNSQSEAAGLTGQPSSSNTCSVQARISPPSCDVTIDELASYFEEFVHIPKKMSHMAEMMYI, encoded by the exons ATGTTCCCGCAAACGCTGAGCACAGAACCGTGCAAAATTGTTACCATGGCTGACGAAGTACTGCCGGCGAGTTTAGAAAAGCTCGAAATTGATCGTCTCTCATCGAGCTGTCCTCA TATCACACCTACTGACAAAGTGAAGTCGTCAAATCCATTTAGAACAACAAGTAAAATCGTCAGTTCTGATTGCAGTCATTTATTTCGAAGACGATTGATACCTGTCAAGCCAACGTTAACCACAAACAGTCCCAGAGGCGTTAAAAGCACAACGAATTTTAAACCatcaaaaaatgaaagagtacttgctaaaaataagaaaaactcAATAATCAAAGAGgctgtattaaaattaaacgatactGGCACTAATTGTCTTAGTGATAATCTAGCGAATATATTGATTAAAGAaacatgtaaatttaatatttctggtAAAAACTCAAAGATTTTTGGCCATGGTACGGTCACAAAGGACTTTAAAACACTAAATATTAGTGAAGACTCTAGACAAGTTAAAGACGATACCAGCATTCAAGATAATTATCAAGCTAGTAGTTTCCAACGTGCACGTAGTAATACGATGCCAAGCTTAAAAAGAGGGCCTGGGCCAGGTGGAggcaataacaataataataatattaataataataataataatagtcaATCAGAAGCTGCTGGTTTAACTGGTCAACCTTCAAGTTCAAATACATGTTCAGTACAAGCACGAATATCTCCACCTTCATGCGATGTCACTATTGACGAGCTTGCCAGCTACTTCGAGGAGTTTGTTCATATTCCAAAGAAGATGTCACACATGGCAGAAatgatgtatatttaa
- the LOC122571707 gene encoding homeobox protein 14 isoform X2 yields the protein MMQALVNTHFNDRYFLYSMLRNNNIDYDPITPTDKVKSSNPFRTTSKIVSSDCSHLFRRRLIPVKPTLTTNSPRGVKSTTNFKPSKNERVLAKNKKNSIIKEAVLKLNDTGTNCLSDNLANILIKETCKFNISGKNSKIFGHGTVTKDFKTLNISEDSRQVKDDTSIQDNYQASSFQRARSNTMPSLKRGPGPGGGNNNNNNINNNNNNSQSEAAGLTGQPSSSNTCSVQARISPPSCDVTIDELASYFEEFVHIPKKMSHMAEMMYI from the exons atgatGCAAGCACTCGTGAATACGCATTTTAATGATCGTTACTTCTTGTACTCGATGCTGCGAAATAATAACATCGACTACGATCC TATCACACCTACTGACAAAGTGAAGTCGTCAAATCCATTTAGAACAACAAGTAAAATCGTCAGTTCTGATTGCAGTCATTTATTTCGAAGACGATTGATACCTGTCAAGCCAACGTTAACCACAAACAGTCCCAGAGGCGTTAAAAGCACAACGAATTTTAAACCatcaaaaaatgaaagagtacttgctaaaaataagaaaaactcAATAATCAAAGAGgctgtattaaaattaaacgatactGGCACTAATTGTCTTAGTGATAATCTAGCGAATATATTGATTAAAGAaacatgtaaatttaatatttctggtAAAAACTCAAAGATTTTTGGCCATGGTACGGTCACAAAGGACTTTAAAACACTAAATATTAGTGAAGACTCTAGACAAGTTAAAGACGATACCAGCATTCAAGATAATTATCAAGCTAGTAGTTTCCAACGTGCACGTAGTAATACGATGCCAAGCTTAAAAAGAGGGCCTGGGCCAGGTGGAggcaataacaataataataatattaataataataataataatagtcaATCAGAAGCTGCTGGTTTAACTGGTCAACCTTCAAGTTCAAATACATGTTCAGTACAAGCACGAATATCTCCACCTTCATGCGATGTCACTATTGACGAGCTTGCCAGCTACTTCGAGGAGTTTGTTCATATTCCAAAGAAGATGTCACACATGGCAGAAatgatgtatatttaa